Proteins encoded within one genomic window of Kibdelosporangium phytohabitans:
- a CDS encoding DNA alkylation repair protein, whose amino-acid sequence MSSLADAVRTELERAADPRKAPEMQRYMKSEMPYRGVAKPERAALTKKLFTEHVMSDVDELVAVTLELWREAEFREERYVAMDLTGDRRYRDWQNPDLMPLYDEMIVTGAWWDYVDEIAIRRVGPILQADPETMTPMMLEWSADADLWRRRTSIICQVGAKTDVDTELLTSTIEANITDKDFFLRKGIGWALRQHSKVDAAWVRVFVDSHPDLSPLSRREATKYV is encoded by the coding sequence ATGAGCAGTTTGGCCGACGCGGTCCGCACCGAACTCGAGCGCGCCGCGGATCCGCGCAAGGCGCCGGAGATGCAGCGGTACATGAAGTCCGAGATGCCGTACCGCGGTGTGGCCAAACCGGAGCGGGCCGCGTTGACCAAGAAGCTCTTCACCGAGCACGTGATGTCCGATGTGGACGAGCTGGTAGCGGTCACGTTGGAGCTGTGGCGTGAAGCCGAGTTCCGCGAGGAGCGCTACGTCGCGATGGACCTGACCGGCGACCGCCGCTACAGGGACTGGCAGAACCCGGATCTGATGCCGTTGTACGACGAGATGATCGTGACCGGCGCGTGGTGGGACTACGTCGACGAGATCGCGATCCGCCGCGTCGGGCCGATTTTGCAGGCCGATCCGGAGACCATGACGCCGATGATGCTCGAGTGGTCGGCCGACGCCGACCTGTGGCGCCGTCGCACGTCGATCATCTGCCAGGTCGGCGCGAAGACCGACGTCGACACCGAACTGCTCACCAGTACCATCGAGGCGAACATCACCGACAAGGACTTCTTCCTGCGCAAGGGAATTGGCTGGGCGTTGCGCCAGCACTCCAAAGTGGACGCGGCCTGGGTGCGGGTCTTCGTCGACTCGCACCCAGACCTGTCACCGTTGTCCCGACGTGAGGCGACTAAGTATGTCTAG